A region from the Acidiferrobacter sp. SPIII_3 genome encodes:
- a CDS encoding nitric oxide reductase activation protein NorD: protein MTDLRPFTASELEDWLDEELDAALSLRRTSRAAAATLAQLARDQQDFARHWIAIIAKTNPELAFHFANRAAEGLKRMAVNDAEAWIIQAMDVYDKMGLYPAITALSEVEAFAAARAQRARAVTLEEVGPVLELFLQALSGRPLKLETGESAFTDTARIYLPAVIAVLPTRAENLRLYKVLAAHLWAQTWFGTFPGNHPTRLLECCQSLPDPAYARDLFHALETMRLDACLARELPGLYRELCALEARPPAPASWRSWIARLEAAGATVDDTYQAVAALYGEPVPRPRLYQGALDPAAVATALAGRLEQERAALQNALKTILEGKTTAPDERRFAVHRDEGGRQDPTLFLDGQALVPPPDVRALMQSIVQDLGDIPDEYLVAAGDGAYARENTRKPEDVWKGTYHEEGAFHYNEWDYKRQHYRKEWCVLRELDVHPVNEPFVAETLRKYAGLAARLRKTFEALRGENATQRRQKHGDDIDFDALVQGFAELRSGRELPDGLFLRNRRFARNIAVMFMVDMSGSTKGWINDAERESLVLLCEALEILGDRYAIYGFSGITRKRCEMYRVKRFEDPYDDRVRARITGMKPQDYTRMGVAIRHLCGLLNNVEARTKLLITLSDGKPDDYDGYRGEYGIEDTRQALLEAKRDDIHAFCITIDTDARDYLPHMYGAANYVQIDDVRKLPLKISDIYRHLTS from the coding sequence ATGACCGATCTTAGGCCCTTCACCGCCTCCGAGCTCGAGGACTGGCTGGATGAAGAGCTCGATGCCGCGTTGTCATTGCGTCGCACCAGCCGGGCGGCCGCGGCCACGCTCGCACAGCTTGCCCGGGACCAGCAGGATTTCGCCCGTCATTGGATCGCCATCATCGCCAAGACCAATCCCGAGCTCGCCTTTCATTTTGCCAATCGCGCGGCCGAGGGCCTAAAGCGCATGGCCGTGAATGACGCCGAGGCCTGGATCATCCAGGCCATGGACGTCTACGACAAGATGGGGCTTTATCCGGCCATCACCGCCCTGAGCGAGGTCGAGGCCTTTGCCGCGGCGCGCGCGCAGCGCGCCCGCGCCGTGACCCTGGAGGAGGTTGGGCCGGTCCTTGAGCTCTTTTTGCAGGCGCTTTCCGGAAGGCCGCTCAAGCTCGAAACGGGGGAGTCCGCCTTTACCGACACCGCGCGCATTTATCTCCCGGCGGTGATCGCGGTATTGCCGACGCGCGCCGAGAACCTGCGCCTCTACAAGGTCCTGGCCGCCCATCTCTGGGCACAGACCTGGTTTGGTACGTTTCCGGGCAACCACCCCACCCGCCTCCTGGAATGCTGCCAGTCGTTGCCGGACCCGGCCTATGCCCGCGATCTCTTTCATGCCCTGGAGACCATGCGCCTCGACGCCTGCCTCGCGCGCGAGCTGCCCGGGCTCTACCGGGAACTCTGCGCCCTCGAGGCGCGCCCGCCGGCACCGGCCTCATGGAGATCCTGGATCGCCCGGCTCGAGGCGGCCGGCGCCACCGTTGACGACACCTATCAGGCCGTGGCCGCCCTTTACGGGGAACCCGTGCCCAGGCCCCGGCTCTACCAGGGGGCGCTCGACCCGGCGGCGGTGGCCACGGCGCTCGCCGGACGCCTGGAACAGGAACGCGCGGCGCTGCAAAACGCCTTGAAGACGATCCTGGAGGGCAAAACGACCGCCCCGGACGAGCGGCGCTTTGCCGTTCACAGGGACGAGGGCGGCCGCCAGGACCCCACCCTTTTCCTGGATGGCCAGGCACTGGTCCCGCCACCGGACGTGCGCGCCCTGATGCAATCCATCGTCCAGGACCTCGGTGATATCCCAGACGAATATCTGGTGGCCGCCGGCGACGGGGCCTACGCGAGGGAAAACACCCGCAAACCGGAAGACGTCTGGAAGGGGACCTATCACGAAGAGGGCGCTTTTCATTACAACGAATGGGATTACAAGCGCCAGCATTACCGCAAGGAGTGGTGTGTCTTGCGTGAACTCGATGTCCATCCCGTGAATGAACCGTTCGTCGCGGAGACCTTACGGAAATATGCCGGCCTCGCCGCGCGGCTACGCAAGACATTCGAGGCGCTGCGCGGGGAAAACGCCACCCAGAGGCGCCAGAAACACGGTGATGACATCGATTTCGACGCCCTGGTCCAGGGATTCGCGGAGCTGCGTTCGGGTCGCGAACTTCCCGACGGACTGTTTCTGCGTAACCGGCGTTTCGCGCGCAATATCGCCGTCATGTTCATGGTCGACATGAGCGGATCGACGAAGGGCTGGATCAACGACGCCGAGCGGGAATCACTGGTGCTGCTGTGCGAGGCCCTGGAGATCCTGGGGGACCGCTATGCCATTTACGGGTTTTCGGGGATCACGCGCAAGCGCTGCGAGATGTATCGTGTGAAGCGCTTCGAAGACCCCTATGACGACAGGGTCCGCGCGCGTATCACCGGCATGAAGCCCCAGGACTATACACGCATGGGGGTTGCGATCCGCCACCTCTGCGGCCTGCTAAACAATGTGGAGGCACGCACCAAGCTCCTCATCACCCTGTCAGACGGTAAACCCGATGATTATGACGGCTACCGAGGCGAATACGGCATAGAGGACACGCGTCAGGCGCTGCTCGAGGCCAAACGCGACGATATCCACGCCTTTTGCATCACCATCGACACCGACGCGCGCGATTATCTGCCGCACATGTACGGGGCCGCCAACTATGTACAGATCGATGACGTGCGCAAGCTCCCCTTGAAGATATCGGATATCTATCGCCACCTCACGAGCTGA
- a CDS encoding glutaredoxin family protein — translation MDIIFYHRSDCHLCEDMARALAPLAAELGVAVRAVDIESDPDLEARYGLKVPVLVHGGTEICCYRLDERAVRGAVAAKKARR, via the coding sequence ATGGACATCATCTTTTATCATCGTTCCGATTGTCACCTCTGCGAGGACATGGCGCGCGCCCTGGCGCCGCTTGCCGCCGAGCTCGGTGTGGCCGTCCGCGCCGTCGATATCGAAAGTGATCCGGACCTCGAGGCGCGCTACGGTCTCAAGGTCCCGGTATTGGTTCATGGCGGCACCGAGATCTGTTGCTATCGCCTCGACGAGCGTGCCGTGCGCGGGGCGGTGGCTGCTAAAAAAGCGAGGCGCTGA